In a single window of the Serratia quinivorans genome:
- the nth gene encoding Endonuclease III encodes MNKQKRLEILTRLRDNDPHPTTELVYTTPFELLIAVLLSAQATDVSVNKATAKLYPVANTPAAMLALGVDGVKGYIKTIGLFNSKAENVIKTCRMLLELHAGEVPEDRAALEALPGVGRKTANVVLNTAFGWPTIAVDTHIFRVCNRTNFAPGKNVDLVEEKLLKVVPAEFKVDCHHWFILHGRYTCIARKPRCGSCMIEDLCEFKEKVYPDA; translated from the coding sequence ATGAATAAGCAGAAACGGCTGGAAATTCTTACCCGACTACGCGACAACGATCCGCATCCGACCACCGAGCTGGTGTACACCACGCCGTTTGAGCTGCTGATTGCCGTGCTGCTGTCCGCTCAGGCGACCGACGTCAGCGTCAACAAGGCCACCGCCAAGCTTTATCCGGTGGCCAACACGCCGGCCGCCATGCTGGCTCTGGGCGTCGACGGCGTTAAAGGCTACATCAAGACCATCGGCCTGTTTAACAGCAAGGCCGAAAACGTGATCAAAACCTGCCGCATGCTGCTGGAGTTGCACGCAGGTGAGGTGCCGGAAGACCGTGCGGCGCTGGAGGCCTTGCCCGGCGTCGGTCGCAAGACCGCCAACGTGGTGCTCAATACCGCCTTTGGCTGGCCGACCATTGCCGTCGATACCCATATCTTTCGCGTTTGTAACCGCACTAATTTCGCGCCGGGCAAAAATGTCGATCTGGTTGAAGAGAAGCTGCTGAAGGTCGTACCGGCCGAATTCAAGGTTGATTGCCACCACTGGTTTATCCTGCACGGGCGCTATACCTGCATCGCACGAAAACCCCGCTGCGGCTCCTGCATGATTGAAGACCTGTGCGAGTTTAAAGAGAAAGTTTATCCCGA